Proteins encoded in a region of the Anopheles aquasalis chromosome 2, idAnoAquaMG_Q_19, whole genome shotgun sequence genome:
- the LOC126580976 gene encoding WD repeat domain phosphoinositide-interacting protein 2-like isoform X2 — protein MSDINQKCFGKNGGFSISFNQDYTSLSVVSNTGYRLFSLGSVDRVDEIFCSHDEDTKIAERLFSSSLVAVVTASEPNKLKVCHFKKGAEICNYGYPSEILSVKLNRSRLVVCLVDSIYIHNIRDMRLLHSIKGMAPNPRGLCTLSLLSHLAYPVANETGELQIFDAANQLRRLKLKAHDSPLSALNFSYNGVLLATASEKGTVIRVFCVKNGQKVHEFRRGVKRHVNIGSLNFSTCASFVVASSNTETVHIFRIDAKAIEQAERRCSIALEASAGSDNNSNSSSSSSSDGSSEDDGGVMGNTDSTAATVGGGGWGMSFIAKAVTNYLPTNVVTDVFTQDRAYATIQLAEAGLRYECVMAKLEKEIRLLLACEDGFLYIYSFEDAKGGECKLIRAHDLRTPLHGITEVDIGGNENDENTNSINVNMTKSMLPAPGTYAGVLKGRPADRMSDSDWCHDLREAVEYPVKVTVPIYDEIQFPPVKPIAVE, from the exons aTCGCTCTCTGTGGTATCCAATACGGGATATCGACTGTTTTCGCTAGGATCCGTGGATCGTGTTGACGAAATCTTTTGCAGCCATGACGAGGATACAAAGATCGCCGAGCGGCtgttcagcagcagcctcgTTGCGGTGGTTACGGCTAGCGAGCCGAACAAGCTTAAG GTCTGCCACTTCAAGAAGGGTGCGGAGATCTGCAACTATGGGTACCCGTCGGAGATCTTGTCGGTGAAACTGAACCGATCCCGGTTGGTCGTCTGCCTCGTGGACAGTATTTACATTCACAACATCCGTGATATGAGACTGCTACATTCCATCAAGGGCATGGCGCCGAATCCGCGCGGCCTGTGCACGCTATCGCTGCTGTCGCATCTCGCCTATCCGGTAGCGAATGAGACCGGTGAGCTGCAGATCTTCGACGCGGCCAACCAGCTCCGCCGGTTGAAGCTGAAGGCGCACGATTCGCCCCTGTCGGCGCTGAACTTCTCGTACAATGGCGTCCTGTTGGCGACGGCGTCCGAGAAGGGTACCGTGATTCGTGTGTTCTGTGTGAAGAACGGCCAGAAGGTGCACGAGTTCCGGCGTGGCGTCAAGCGCCACGTGAACATCGGCTCGCTGAACTTCAGCACCTGTGCCAGCTTCGTGGTGGCCAGCTCGAACACCGAAACCGTACATATCTTCCGCATCGATGCCAAGGCGATCGAGCAGGCGGAGCGGCGCTGCAGCATCGCGCTGGAGGCGTCGGCCGGCAGCGATAACaatagtaacagcagcagcagcagctctagcGATGGTAGCAGCGAGGACGATGGTGGAGTGATGGGTAACACCGAttccaccgctgccaccgttggcggcggcggctgggGCATGAGTTTCATCGCGAAAGCGGTCACCAACTACTTGCCGACGAACGTCGTCACAGACGTTTTTACGCAGGATCGGGCGTACGCGACGATCCAGCTGGCTGAGGCCGGTCTGCGGTACGAGTGCGTGATGGCCAAGCTGGAGAAAGAAatccgtctgctgctggcttgcGAAGATGGGTTCCTGTACATCTACAGTTTCGAAGACGCGAAGGGTGGTGAGTGTAAGCTCATCCGGGCGCATGATCTCCGTACGCCGCTGCATGGCATCACTG AAGTTGATATCGGCGGCAATGAGAACGACGAGAACACCAACAGCATAAACGTGAACATGACGAAATCGATGCTTCCCGCTCCGGGAACGTATGCTGGCGTGCTAAAGGGTCGCCCGGCTGACCGGATGTCCG ACTCCGACTGGTGTCACGATTTGCGCGAGGCGGTAGAGTACCCGGTGAAGGTGACCGTTCCGATCTACGACGAAATTCAGTTCCCGCCGGTCAAGCCGATCGCCGTCGAATGA
- the LOC126580976 gene encoding WD repeat domain phosphoinositide-interacting protein 2-like isoform X1 has protein sequence MSDINQKCFGKNGGFSISFNQDYTSLSVVSNTGYRLFSLGSVDRVDEIFCSHDEDTKIAERLFSSSLVAVVTASEPNKLKVCHFKKGAEICNYGYPSEILSVKLNRSRLVVCLVDSIYIHNIRDMRLLHSIKGMAPNPRGLCTLSLLSHLAYPVANETGELQIFDAANQLRRLKLKAHDSPLSALNFSYNGVLLATASEKGTVIRVFCVKNGQKVHEFRRGVKRHVNIGSLNFSTCASFVVASSNTETVHIFRIDAKAIEQAERRCSIALEASAGSDNNSNSSSSSSSDGSSEDDGGVMGNTDSTAATVGGGGWGMSFIAKAVTNYLPTNVVTDVFTQDRAYATIQLAEAGLRYECVMAKLEKEIRLLLACEDGFLYIYSFEDAKGGECKLIRAHDLRTPLHGITEVDIGGNENDENTNSINVNMTKSMLPAPGTYAGVLKGRPADRMSADSDWCHDLREAVEYPVKVTVPIYDEIQFPPVKPIAVE, from the exons aTCGCTCTCTGTGGTATCCAATACGGGATATCGACTGTTTTCGCTAGGATCCGTGGATCGTGTTGACGAAATCTTTTGCAGCCATGACGAGGATACAAAGATCGCCGAGCGGCtgttcagcagcagcctcgTTGCGGTGGTTACGGCTAGCGAGCCGAACAAGCTTAAG GTCTGCCACTTCAAGAAGGGTGCGGAGATCTGCAACTATGGGTACCCGTCGGAGATCTTGTCGGTGAAACTGAACCGATCCCGGTTGGTCGTCTGCCTCGTGGACAGTATTTACATTCACAACATCCGTGATATGAGACTGCTACATTCCATCAAGGGCATGGCGCCGAATCCGCGCGGCCTGTGCACGCTATCGCTGCTGTCGCATCTCGCCTATCCGGTAGCGAATGAGACCGGTGAGCTGCAGATCTTCGACGCGGCCAACCAGCTCCGCCGGTTGAAGCTGAAGGCGCACGATTCGCCCCTGTCGGCGCTGAACTTCTCGTACAATGGCGTCCTGTTGGCGACGGCGTCCGAGAAGGGTACCGTGATTCGTGTGTTCTGTGTGAAGAACGGCCAGAAGGTGCACGAGTTCCGGCGTGGCGTCAAGCGCCACGTGAACATCGGCTCGCTGAACTTCAGCACCTGTGCCAGCTTCGTGGTGGCCAGCTCGAACACCGAAACCGTACATATCTTCCGCATCGATGCCAAGGCGATCGAGCAGGCGGAGCGGCGCTGCAGCATCGCGCTGGAGGCGTCGGCCGGCAGCGATAACaatagtaacagcagcagcagcagctctagcGATGGTAGCAGCGAGGACGATGGTGGAGTGATGGGTAACACCGAttccaccgctgccaccgttggcggcggcggctgggGCATGAGTTTCATCGCGAAAGCGGTCACCAACTACTTGCCGACGAACGTCGTCACAGACGTTTTTACGCAGGATCGGGCGTACGCGACGATCCAGCTGGCTGAGGCCGGTCTGCGGTACGAGTGCGTGATGGCCAAGCTGGAGAAAGAAatccgtctgctgctggcttgcGAAGATGGGTTCCTGTACATCTACAGTTTCGAAGACGCGAAGGGTGGTGAGTGTAAGCTCATCCGGGCGCATGATCTCCGTACGCCGCTGCATGGCATCACTG AAGTTGATATCGGCGGCAATGAGAACGACGAGAACACCAACAGCATAAACGTGAACATGACGAAATCGATGCTTCCCGCTCCGGGAACGTATGCTGGCGTGCTAAAGGGTCGCCCGGCTGACCGGATGTCCG CAGACTCCGACTGGTGTCACGATTTGCGCGAGGCGGTAGAGTACCCGGTGAAGGTGACCGTTCCGATCTACGACGAAATTCAGTTCCCGCCGGTCAAGCCGATCGCCGTCGAATGA